The genomic DNA GCATTGAGACTTGGTCTCTTCTAGCTGGCCTATTATCCGAGTTGCTTCTGCCTGAAGTGAATCAGGATTGATTTGGCCAGAGCTTCAGGTGCAAGTCAATTAGATTGATTCAATCCGGACAAGGTTGGCTTACATGCAAACTTGTTTCAAACAGTTGATTTGGTCCCATAGCTCACGCTGCCGAACCCCAATACTATTCATGGCTTATGGGTGCGAGTGGTTTTCAATAACATTTGTAAGAACATGATACAGGGAGATAGCCGAGGTATAGCTTACGAAAGATAATGTTAGGATTACGGGTGCTTAATAGCGCAGGGATCTGACAGTTAACGGACCACCCTTGGGGTTTGGCCTTGAGCATGCACGTGCCACATGTTATTTACAATTATGCCAGTCTAGCAACCAGGCGAACTACTGGCCTGACCTCATATTGTCACACTAGTGGTTCGTAGCTATCGAGATGCTCTCACGATCATTAGACCTCACAGTTCATGAAGATACGAGATAATATATGCGCGCACGAATGGATGTGGACATGCTGAACAAATATTATTTGTCGTGACAATGGGTGGGGTACGAGAAAGGTAGAGTAAACTGGTATATGAGATACATAACTAATTAAATACAAAAATCAATACAACATAACGAACAATCTGACTACAGGGAAGAAACGTGAATTATCCAGCAACTAGATACGCCTAAACGGGTTCTTATCTCCCAACTTCAGCTGAGACTGCTGGCCCTGAGGCCCCGGGCCATACCAATACGACCCTCCAACGGCTCCCGGCCAGACCGGGCTGGATGGGATACCGTGCGGTGGAGGGCTCATCATCAACATCTCATTACTGGGTCGTGGTGTGACTGTAAGAGTTCGGCTAAACGGGTTGATATTTGACCCATCTCGGATAGGCTGACGAGGCTGGGGGTTGATTGAAGACTCGAGGAAGGGGGCGTAAGCGAGTGGGGCGCGAGGTGTTGTTTGTGTCCCGGCTTGGGGTACCAGGATTGATGCACCGGTTGGATGAGGCGAGAGCGAGTTGGACGAACCCGTATGATGAAAAACGACGGATGAATTGCCGGTAAGATGGGATGGAACACTCGAGATACCGGTTTGCTGGCCAACGAGGGGCATAGTAGAGTTTGCTTGAGCTGGATGTGTTCCAAAGCCTGTATTTTGTGTGGCGACTGATCCTGTAAAGTGGGATGGGACCGACTCCATTCCAGTATGGTCGGGCAGCATCCAGTTTCCAGCTTGGATGTCCGAACCAGTATGATTCAAGGCGAGATGGTTCGAGCGCTGAGATATCGAAGATCCCGTTGGGTTGGACGCCAAGCCCACCGGTCCGCCCTTTTGTGATCCCAACGAAGGTGTGCGGGCGATTGTAGGTGCCACTCCGAATGTATGCGCCGATGCGCCCGTCATATCCGGTTCCATCCTCTCCGCTTCGGGCGTCTCGCTGCGCTGGATAACAGGCCTCCTAACCGAGCCTCCACTCACAGAGCTCAGCGTCCGCGCAAAATGCGATTCGGGGTTGATCTTCCCATATACTCCCTCGGTGGCCTTTCCGCGCTCCGAGTCCATCGACTGCCGATCCTGGTCCTGGTCCCTCCACCAACTCTTCCCGGTTCCAGGACCGGCCGGCACAACCGGTCGATCGAATACAAAAGTATCAGGGGCTTCCCTCCTAGGATGGAGATTCCGCCACCTTGGATCTTCTTCGGCATCCTTGTAGGATCGTCGACCTTGCCCTCCAAGCTTGCGTAAACTCATCTCGCGATGGAACTGTCTCCTTCCCCGACGACGCGAACCCATCCCCCGAACGAGGAGTTTCAAACCGGAGAACCAGCCCTCTTCACGTCTCATGCGCCAAACTCGCCCCCATTCCCATTTTCCGCGGCCCGCGTCGTGATCCGGAAGGTTATCGGCAAACGCGGCAGTGCGTTCGGCCCGTTGCTTTCTCGCACGGCGTCGCCAGAATAAAAGACCGATTACAAGAAACCCGATCGAAGATGTCCCGACCAATGCACCATGCAGAGGGGAAAGTCCAACGGTGGTGGTAGTCTTGGTCGATGTTGCAAACGTGCTCAGACACAACCCAAAGTAAGTTTCCCCGCATCCAGAATCAACGCACTGTCCGGACTGGAGAACCTTGCCTACCGGGCACGCGGTACACATTTGTCCGCCCGCTCCTGCACAACTTGAACATCCGGCATCGCACGACCGACACGTTCCGGACGCCGAGTCGAAAAAGATTGTGCGCCACAGGACGAAGACGGGAGACATCTTCCGTCTGATGATTTGAGAGGACGAGAAGGCGGGCAGGTCGAGCATTGGGTGGAACCGGGGCCGGAACAGGTAGCGCAATCGGCGTGGCATGATAGGCAGGTTGTTCCCGTCGAGTTGGTTGATGGAGATTGGGAGAGGATAGTCCCGCTTGGACACGACCCTACACACTTCCCATCCAGCGCGCCGCGACCTCCCGAACAGGCAGTGCAAAATGTAGCATCTCCGGCGCATTCGGCACAAGATCCATCGCACGGAGTACACGTGAATCCATCTTGGGGACTGACAAAGGTTCCTGCCGGACAGGTACGTTCACATCGTTTAGAGGGCGTGAGTACGAAGCCTGGAAGACAAGCGGAGCAGGTGATCTGGGCGGGAGTCGAAACGACAGAAAAGGATGGGATGGAGCAAGAAGTACAGGTTGAAGGGCAAGCTAGAAATTTAGGTTACGGTTAATACCGCGATCAGGAAGCAATCATAGTCACTGACCATCGCATATCCCCTTGGCATTATTCGCGACCAACTTTGTACCCTGGCAGACTCCACTCGAACTGACAGCAACACATCTACCCCCTGGGCCCATAAATTGGCCGGCCCCACACGCGACGCACTGGATTGATAGGGGCCCAGTACAAGTCTTGCATATGGGAGAGCATGAGGAGCAAGTCGAAGTCGCAGGGTCGAGAAATTGGCCGTCGGGGCAGGTCGTAGTGGTAGAGCCGGTTGAAGGGACGCACTTTGTACGGTCGTTTGAATCCGGAGAAAAATTAGCCTTGCATGTAGTGCACACCCCTGAAGGAGAAGCACAAGCAGTGCACCCTTGAGAACAAACTAAGTGGGATTGTTCATCGAGTTAATTGCCGCAGACAAAATACATAGATCAAGGGGTACACTAACCTTGACATTCACCAGAAGCATCTTGGAAGAAACCGGGAGCGCACACGCTGCACTTTACGGTTGAGTTTTGACCAGACGTGGGACTCGCCCAGCCAGCATTGCAGGTGCATCTTCCATCGCTCCCACACGTGCCCTTGTCACACCCACAGATGTCGGATGAAGTTTTGTTCTTCGAGCCTAGGCATTTTCCAGAACCGGCCATCCCATCGTCGCAGCATGCGTCTTGACACTTTTGGCATGTGGGTCCAAAGAAGCCAGGTGCGCATTGTTCGCACTGAGATCCCGAAAACCCCTGCGCGCAAGCACATGTACCATTTGCTGTACACGCACCTCCTGATGCACACGCCGGAGAACAGGATGTGGACTGTACGGCGGAAAAGGTCAAGTCTGGAGCGGTCAAGGGGAGCTGGGCCGTGTCAGGGACGGAAGCGAAAATAACGAGGGAAGACTGCGAAGAGGCCGAGCGAAAAGTCACAGCAGTATTGGGGGGAACAGCCACAGACGCTGGTAGACGAGGAGAAGACAGGTTTGATGACAAAGCGACGAGGATTGAATCGCCGACATAGTGGTTTGCCCCAAACGCAAGAGCACCAGAAGACACGGAGACGGTATAAGGGAACGATGACGAGTTGGAAATGATTATTCCGGAAGGTGTTGAAGGAGGATCGGATATCGATACAAGTTTAGAGGCAGCCGAGTCAGAAGAGTATGTTCCTGGTAAAAGAATGACAGAGGAGAAGGATGCCCCCACTGCTCGGAATGAGTCTAGTTCCAAAGTTTAGTATTTTCTCCTTTTACTCACGGGTGGTGTTGAAGGTGCCTGGAATACATTGGGTCGGAGAGCACACCTCGGCCGCTAGTAGATGTTACTACCGTGTCAGTGCAAGTCGACGATCGGTGGATTTGACTTACAGACAACGCGTACCAGCGCGAACAGACAAGCAAAGACTGAGATCATGAAGAACACTGACGAGCCTTGCTCGCTCCCGCCCCCCTTGTATACTCTCCGCGGCAAGCCTTCCTATGACCGCTTCCATTGTCCGCTTGAGGAACTTGTTTGGCACGTGCACAATGGCCAACTATAGAATCCAAACAGAAATATTTCAAATTAAATTAGTCACATAGACCTTGTTTGTGCCACGACGATGACATCCAGACACCTTTCTGCCTCCCCCGCTTTGACCGTAATATTCTGTGGTTGGATCAGAACATCATGGTGAAAGTTTGCAATCAATCTACTCTGAGCTAATCTCCGACTTGGCTTAGGTCATCCATCCATCTAACTTGGTGCCTAGCGCCTCAGTGAGCTGCATACATTTGCGTGACGGAATCAATTCCGCTAAATCATAGTTTGACTTCTACTAGGCTTGCGAGCTGCCAAAATGTCATCAGCTAATGGTGGCAAACTCCATTTGTGCTTGGCCGCCCCGACCCCGGTCCCGCACAACACATCAAGCACGTCTCACTATGAATTCCAGGCCCAACAATTGAGCAGCCCAAGATCGATACTGCCGTGAAATATTGAATTTTTTACACAGATTTTACGTCTGGTATGAGTCCAACTATATAGCTACCGGGCTATCATCACCGAAATAATCCTTGACTGACTGGAGGCATATTCTTATAGCCATCATCAGCTGATAGAACCAACACCCACTTGATTGAACTTTAAATTGCTTGAGGCGAGTAGACGTTTCCTCAAATGCATTCGATGTCAAAATCAATCTGGCGGATCAGTGCTTTATTTGCGCGATTTAGTTTGTACATTTGTCCATTCCTCGCTCCTACTCAGCTAACTCCATCTATTTAAGGAAGATTTCTACGCTCCTAGAATCCAAGCTCTACTCAGGTCTACTTTCACCCGTTCCACTATGCTATTTCGATATCTACTTGCTCCTCTCTTGGCCCTTTCGCATGTCGGGGCGACAATGACCGCAAGGTCCGAGCCCTCCGTCTGTGGACCAGTAGGGCATTTCAGTGCTATATTGCCTATCATGGGTTGGCTTGACTGCGAAATCAACCTTGCGAAGGCAAACATGTGTAAGATTCATTCGGTAGTTGGGAAATGATTTCAACTGACACATATACTCGCGCAACGTAGCCGCTGTCATGGCCTCGCCTTCTGAGTCTAGCAATGCTCAAATGAACGAAACTATTTTTGATATATCCGTCAAAATGCTGATGGCATCGAAGAATGTTCGCGAACTCAACCGGACGCTCATCGAGACGTATGGTCTAAGTAGTGACGGATTACGGCTGTTGTCGCCGGAAGAAATTGGTCCTGCAGCTGCGCCTTGTTTTCAGGTATGCGGTCACAAATAGTGGGATGTTGATTTTTGGTTGACATCACCCCTTCAGAACATGGTTTCTTTGGAGACTATGATACGGGACCATATACTATCCAAACGCAAAAATCATAGGTAAGCGGCTATGTTGTCCGCGTCGCATTCAAACCTGACTCCTTTATAGGCCCAGGGACGTTGGTACTGCTCTGTTCTTATCTGGAAAGGAGTATGTCTACGGTTACTCCGCTTCTCTGATCGCTGGTTCGAAAGACTATGTGAGTTTTGCATCTGCTGTAAATCTGACAGGGGAGTTGCACATACAAGGAGGTGCCAGCGTGCTCAATGTTCAACTCAACAATGTTCAGCTAGGACTGTATTACGGCGAATGGAGTCATGCGGCTTCCATCCCGGAAAACCAGATTAAGGGATTAAACTCTTCGTTGAGCGCTCCTTAGCTAGCCAGATAGCCTATCGTTTCTTTTATCTGCCACATCTTcttgggttgtacatatGATATTCAAACGATTGTGCCACTTGATGCCCCACTTATAATCTTTTGTCCTCAATGCGGCCCCCAAGCGGTAGAGTGGGTTTTTGGTACAAGGTAGAGACCATCATCATGTGAATGGCACGTAAATTTACGCATAAATTCTGGCCCCTCGTAGATGATGCCTTTTCATGGGAAACGATGAATTATGCGACTGCATTATATAGCGTACGCACCTTATTCGTTGGTGAGAGCATTACTAAGCGTCGATAATGACCAATCGAGGAATATCCTTGTAGCCACCACCACCTGAGATTCACTCTTCCGACTGATAACCCTTTCGGTATCTTTTTGTTAACTTGTGATAAGAGCTTGATAGTATATAATTTTCTGACGACAAGATTGATCGGAGAGCCGAGATCAGCGGAAATGCCGCGCTCCATTTTGGCTTGAGACGTCTCGGCGATATCGTAAAATAAATGTCTCGAGGTAGCCTGTATGTCCTTTTATCCCTCACAAGGGTTTGATCTAATTTGATAGGTGCATGTGGCCAGATAGGGCAAGTCGCATATGCTATGAGCGATCCACCAGTGGCAATCCAGTTCTCAGTCGTCCTACCCGAATCTGAGTCGGTGGTGGCTAAACCAATCTTGAGTAGCTCTTCATTTTCCTCCCGTTCGTCTGCAGAGTCACTCGGTCTGAGCTCTTTACATAGCAGAAAGGCTAATGCTATTGATCGATATTCCCCACCACTATATCTCTTTCTACCTGGTTAAAACCACTCGTATCAACTTGCATATATTATTGTGCTTTCAATATTCGTTGCTGGGATATTATCTTTCAAATACCTCGGATTGACTGACTCGGAGCTCCCGCTGCCATCTTCACCCAGGTCATACCCACTGTTGGGAAACATACCTATCCTACCCGAGAAAGAGGAGTATATTGCGCATCGAGAATGGTCTCGTCAGCTGAATAGTCAGCTTTTTTATACTTGATGTATATTCGAAATGCTGACGATCTCAACTACTAAGGTGATGTTATCCATGTGAAGGTATCGGGGCATTCTCTGATCATTTTGAACTCTGCTCGTGCGATGTCGACGATCCTCGAAAAGAGCTCGAATGCATATATGAACCGGCCCAATATACCACTGGTGACAGATCCTAAATTGTATGTTCATATCTTTCTTCATAAACGGAGATATCATCTATCTGCCGCAGGTTTGACTTGTCTCGTCATACTGCTTTCTTACCGTATGGCAAACGTTGAAAACACCAACGTCGACTTCTGCACCTTTCGCTCAGCAAAAGCGCTATGCCGATGCTCTTTCCAACTCAAAACAAGTATCCTCGTCAGACTGCTCTTGAAATACTCGAGCGGCCAGAGGATCATATACAAATTACTCAGAGGTCTGTATTTTTTTTATCCGACTACATGCCAGCTACTGCTAATACCCATCCCACTACTAATGCAGAATCCTCGGCTCATAGACCTTGCCATGTGTATATGGCTACGAGGTCACTTCTGCTGATGACGAAATACTTAAGCTGGCCGAAAGTTCATTACTTCACGTCGGGCAGGCGGTTTCCCCCTGAGTAAGCCTGTTTCTATACGGACAGCACATTCTAAAAATATGCACACTAGATTTTCTTGTTAATGTCATGCCGGAGTTGAAGTAGGTCCCTTCATGGGTCCCTGGAACCAGTCGGAAAGCTGTTGCGAAAGAGTGGAGCCGGGAGTTTGTTCGGGCCATCCATTTGCCGTATGAGCATACAGTTGCTCAGATGGTAAGCTCCTCCCAGGTTTGCTTACTTCAAATAACATTATTGTTTGAGAATTCGGGGGTCGCTCTGCCATCTTTTTTGAGTACGATTCTACAATCTTTTTCTGACAAAGGAGAAAACACAACTGAAGAGCAGAAGGACCGTGCGATATGGACGGCAGGATCTGTGTATACAGGTGCGCCTTTTTCACAAATAAATAGCTTTCAAACACATTAATAAGATTTCATTTGAAGCCGCTATAGACTCGGTAAGCTCGCTCAATATTCTGTTTTATTGATATATTTTAGAGGAGTTTCGGTATCTTAGTTGCATGGAGCTATTCGGATTATAGTTCTCCTCATGAAAGTTTATCAAGATGTTCAAAGCAAAGCTCAAGGGGAGATTGATAGTGTAACCGAAAACAAGAAACTACCAGAAATAGCCGACATGCAAGCTATGCCTTATACATGTGGGTTAATAATCGAATCATTGATATGGCTACCAGTATCCCCCTTGGGTGAGAGTGTTCCTTTGAGCTTTACGATGACTTGGATCTCATAACCAGGCAAAGCCATACCTCGACTCTGTAAAGATGATGACTACTATAACGGATACCTCGCACCCAAAGGTTCAATTGTGTAAGCTTCTATGTTTATTTTACTTCATAGACTGATGCGATGACATAGAGTTGGAAACATCTGGTATATATGCGGTGGTCTAAGACACAATGTTGCAATTAGCTAAAATATTTCAGGGCAATAAATCGGGACGAATCGAGGTATCATGACCCGGAAACGTTTCTCTCTGAACGCTTCATGGACCCAAATACCCCTCATCCAGTAACATTTGGATTTGGCCGTAGGTTAGTTAGCGAGATTCACTCTTTTATGGATGCGAGATTTATAGtacaaatacagaatatgcCCTGGCATGAGTTTTGCGCAGCCTTCACCCCTTATCAATGTGGCCACTATTTTGTCCACCTTTAACATTTGGCCAACCTGCGACGAATAAGGGAATTATCTTATACCTAAAGTTGAGTTGGTTCAAGGAGCTTTGTCACAGTAAGTTAGTTATAAACTACCCTAAGAGGGCTGAATATAAGAGAACAATGCAGTAATCCCGCGCCTTTTGGATGCACACTTACCCTTCGGTCTGAAACCCAGAAGCTATTACTGACAAAGGATGAGCTCGAAACACGAACTTGTTCATCTAGGAGGGAATCGGGTTTACATGTGCAGCTCGTTTGGAACACTGTGGTTTGATGCGGTAAACAGAGGCTTTGTTTTGTTGAAAAAAAGCAGTACGCGTGTACAACATTTGTTAGCATATCTAAGACTGGGTCTTGGGCCGGCACACAAAAAAGGGAAGGAGAAATACGAGTACATAAAAAGAGGGAGCGAGCATACAACCAGGATCGGCAGATGGATGGGGAGTGGGGGCCGGAGTAGTACGCCGAACCGGGGTACCACCGGGGCCGAGCCACAAAGTGAACTGGGCGGGCGGCCAAACGGGTTGTATGCAAGTAGAAGAGGTGTGAGCTGGTGGGACTCGCGGAAAAAGAGAACAAGTGGACAGGACAAATTCTGCTGCGAGCACGTTGTGCTCGCAGTACGCAGTATGGAAGAGAAGGAACATGGGACGCAAGCGCCCAATCAAAATACTATAAACAGTGCGCGAACACAACACCTATTGAATGGCGCAGGTACATGCTCCGGCCTGATCGGCCCAGTATAAGTTTGGCAGCCCACAGGCTCCGCCCCAAAACTCCACTCTGTTGCCACTCGTCTTATTCCGACCATTGGATctgcccttaagcgcccggtTGGTATCCAATCAGCGTCAGCCATACTAGCGCCACTAATTACTACAGCCACCACGGAATGAATATCTCAACTATCCATTCCCCAAAACTACCTTTTTTTTTACCTACCAGACCTGTGATGGGCTCTCAGACTAATTCCAGCAGAAATACCGCACCTCACTTAGGAGTAAATTGCCTCATGATGATAAAAAAAAATGTCTCAAGCCGGGCTGCGTCTAATCTCATATCGCACATACGATTGAGTCCAATTGACCTGGTCCAACACGCTTACGTCTTGCAAGCAAGAATGATAGGACTCGGTCATCTTACCCGAATCCAAGTCGGTGATCCCTTGATCCTGAGGTGCGTGCTATGGATCATATTTCAAGCTCTCATGTTATGCCTCTGCAATCAAGCCTTGCGCCTGCGCATCAGACTGCGATAATACCTCTTTATGATGAGTATGCTTGAGACTTGGTGCTCCTTGTAGGCAATAAATACCGAGGTTCTAGAGCCCTTCAACACACACTATTCCTAGTATCGCTTGGCTTTGACTTGTACTTGCACTCCAATATGGATCGGCTCAACGCTATCATCTTCTCTATTGTCGTGTTTGCAACAGTATCCATCAAATGGATCAAACGGGGTCATCCAAAGGCTCCGCTCCCACCTTCCCCAAAATCGTATCCTTTTTTGGGGAACATACCGGTTATACTAGCAAGGGACGAGCATGTTGCTTACCGAAATTGGTCTCGTGAACTAAATAGTTTGTTCTTTCCTAATTTTTAACTTTTTCATCACTTTGCTTATCAGATCTGATTTCAAGACGATGTTATCTGTATAAAAGTTCCAGGTGCAAAATTGATTGTTATCAACTCTGCTCGCGCAGCGCTGGATCTTCTGGAGAAAAGCTCGGACAAGCTTTTGAGTCGACCAAGGATTTCAGTAATAGATACTGAGTTGTGAGTTCCTTGGCTTAATGCTTTATGGCCAATGCTAATCTGTCCGCTATTTTTATAGCTTTGATTTGACCCGTCTACTTGCCTTATTGCGCTATGGTGAACGCTGGAAGCAATCGCGTCGACTGATGAACCTTTCATTTCGAAAAAGTGCGGTCCCCGTATATTTTAGGGTACAGACAAAGCACGCACGCCAGGCAGCCATAATGATACTTGAGCGGCCGGATGACTACGTACGCGTCCTTTCTAGGTCCATTGCCACTGAAATTGATACTAAAGCAGAACACTAGGATCACAGATCGTGACATGTGTATATGGTTATGAAGTCGCCTCGTCCAACGACGAGATACTTCAATTGGCTGAGAATGCGTCTGTTCATCTTGGCAAGGCACTTGCACCCTTTAGTGAGTCGAAGCATGGGTTAGCCAATCTGTCTGATATAATGCATCGTATAGATTTCCTTGTCAACATAATTCCATGGCTGAGACGAGTTCCCTCTTGGTTTCCCGGTACAGGTTGGAAGCAAACCACTAGAGAATGGAGTCAGGAGTTTGTTCGGACTATTAGTCTGCCTTATGAGCATACAGTTGCCCAGATGGTGAGCGATTTTTCGTTGCGCTAGATCTGAACACCAATACTCCTTCTAGGCCATAGGCGATGCTACGTATTCCGCTCTAAGCCAGATTCTGCGATCTTTTCCGAATCAAGGAGTCACAGAAGAGCAGAAGGAATTGGCAATGTGGACGGCAGGGTCTGTGTTTACAGGTTTGCATTTTTTGAATGTATTCAACCAATCGGATTGATTAACGGCCTTTTACTTTATAGCCGCAGTAGACTCGGTAAGTATCTCACATAAGGTGATATTGAACTACATCGGGGAACACAAATATTTATAGTTACATGCAACCCTTCAAGTTATAATTCTGCTCATGACAGTACATCGAGATGCCCAAGCCAAGGCTCAAAGAGAAATCGATAGCGTAACCGAGGGCAGGCGTCTACCCGAGATGGGTGACCTGCAAGATATGCTATATACGCGTAGCCTCGTACTTGAAGCTCTCAGATGGATGCCAATAACCCCATTGGGTAAGCCAGCTGCTTCGACCTTAGCGAATAACTTATGATTGGCAAAGGTATACCGCGTATCTGCGAAGATGATGTTCAATATAACGGATATACTATACCGAAAGGTGCATTAGTGTAGGTTGCACATTGTACTGGTGGAGCTTTGATTGACACGTTGAGAATAGGTTCGGTAACATTTGGTAAGGAGATGCTGACCTGTCATTCTTGCAACGAACCAACAATCATTCAGGGCGATAAACCGAGACGAAGAGAAATATCAAGATCCCGAGGCTTTTCTACCTGAACGTTTTATGGATCCAAGCACCCCCGAGCCAGTAACCTTTGGATTCGGCCGCAGGTGGGAGAATAGTTAAAATTTCCCGCGTTTTGTATTTCTAACGACGAAGTTACTATAGAATATGCCCCGGAATACATTTCGCACACTCTTCATTATTCATAAACGTCGCTACAATTTTATCGATCTTTGATATCCACCCAGTACAGGATGAACAAGGAAGAGACATAGTACCGCAGATTGGATTGGTCATGGGCACTTTAGCAATGTTAGTGAACCGTGGCAGGAGTGTACAGAGGAACTAACAGCAGGAATGATAGGAACCCAATCCCATTCAAGTGCACGATCACCCCTCGCTCGGACATGCATCGTCGGCTACTCGATGAGGAAATTTAACAGACTAGATTTGTACATACTTGACTGGGAATTAAGATTTAGGCCGAGAAGTACAGGACACTCTTGTCCATAGTTACAATGATGTACCCATACTTTGGACAATTGGAGAAAGATGTGGTAAATATCCAATCCAACGATTCCGGCTTTTATTGGCTGACCGGCAGGCCGGGATCCACGTGACCAGCGAATACAGCTCTGTGGTTCTTACTTTGATACTCCAAGCTTAAGATCGTCAAAGACTTTGTGGATACAAACACCAAAGGCCACGTGTAGGCTCATGGGAGAAGGATGGCACGCGGCACCCGCGTGAGTAGACGCTACGGACCGCACATAGCTGCGAAGGAATGTCGCATCAGTGTCTGGGGCACGTCATTTTGCCTCGGCATCTAGTGATACTTCTGCTTTTGGGGACATGAAGCAGTTGAGGTACATTTATTTGTTTCTAACGCGGTAATCTTCGCTTGGCACTGGGGTCACTTGATCTAGAGACTTGCTACTTGTTCACTGCACCTCCAA from Rhizoctonia solani chromosome 16, complete sequence includes the following:
- a CDS encoding TNFR/NGFR cysteine-rich region family protein, coding for MEAVIGRLAAESIQGGRERARLVSVLHDLSLCLSVRAAAEVCSPTQCIPGTFNTTLGASFSSVILLPGTYSSDSAASKLVSISDPPSTPSGIIISNSSSFPYTVSVSSGALAFGANHYVGDSILVALSSNLSSPRLPASVAVPPNTAVTFRSASSQSSLVIFASVPDTAQLPLTAPDLTFSAVQSTSCSPACASGGACTANGTCACAQGFSGSQCEQCAPGFFGPTCQKCQDACCDDGMAGSGKCLGSKNKTSSDICGCDKGTCGSDGRCTCNAGWASPTSGQNSTVKCSVCAPGFFQDASGECQVRPFNRLYHYDLPRRPISRPCDFDLLLMLSHMQDLYWAPINPLALQPVLLAPSHPFLSFRLPPRSPAPLVFQASYSRPLNDVNVPVRQEPLSVPKMDSRVLRAMDLVPNAPEMLHFALPVREVAARWMGSV
- a CDS encoding TNFR/NGFR cysteine-rich region family protein — its product is MPRRLRYLFRPRFHPMLDLPAFSSSQIIRRKMSPVFVLWRTIFFDSASGTCRSCDAGCSSCAGAGGQMCTACPVGKVLQSGQCVDSGCGETYFGLCLSTFATSTKTTTTVGLSPLHGALVGTSSIGFLVIGLLFWRRRARKQRAERTAAFADNLPDHDAGRGKWEWGRVWRMRREEGWFSGLKLLVRGMGSRRRGRRQFHREMSLRKLGGQGRRSYKDAEEDPRWRNLHPRREAPDTFVFDRPVVPAGPGTGKSWWRDQDQDRQSMDSERGKATEGVYGKINPESHFARTLSSVSGGSVRRPVIQRSETPEAERMEPDMTGASAHTFGVAPTIARTPSLGSQKGGPVGLASNPTGSSISQRSNHLALNHTGSDIQAGNWMLPDHTGMESVPSHFTGSVATQNTGFGTHPAQANSTMPLVGQQTGISSVPSHLTGNSSVVFHHTGSSNSLSPHPTGASILVPQAGTQTTPRAPLAYAPFLESSINPQPRQPIRDGSNINPFSRTLTVTPRPSNEMLMMSPPPHGIPSSPVWPGAVGGSYWYGPGPQGQQSQLKLGDKNPFRRI
- a CDS encoding cytochrome P450 family protein gives rise to the protein MDRLNAIIFSIVVFATVSIKWIKRGHPKAPLPPSPKSYPFLGNIPVILARDEHVAYRNWSRELNNDVICIKVPGAKLIVINSARAALDLLEKSSDKLLSRPRISVIDTEFFDLTRLLALLRYGERWKQSRRLMNLSFRKSAVPVYFRVQTKHARQAAIMILERPDDYIVTCVYGYEVASSNDEILQLAENASVHLGKALAPFNFLVNIIPWLRRVPSWFPGTGWKQTTREWSQEFVRTISLPYEHTVAQMAIGDATYSALSQILRSFPNQGVTEEQKELAMWTAGSVFTAAVDSLHATLQVIILLMTVHRDAQAKAQREIDSVTEGRRLPEMGDLQDMLYTRSLVLEALRWMPITPLGIPRICEDDVQYNGYTIPKGALVFGNIWAINRDEEKYQDPEAFLPERFMDPSTPEPVTFGFGRRICPGIHFAHSSLFINVATILSIFDIHPVQDEQGRDIVPQIGLVMGTLAMNPIPFKCTITPRSDMHRRLLDEEI